The Hippoglossus hippoglossus isolate fHipHip1 chromosome 24, fHipHip1.pri, whole genome shotgun sequence genomic interval ttgttgctTTATCTTAAAACTTTGAtgtcttttattaaacaaattgccaaacattggtaaatatttaacatgatTATACATTAACATCTGAGCTCATCACACATTAACtacctctctttctttctctttggcAGCAGAAACAGCTGCTTTCGTTTGGCTAACTGTCTAAAACCTTGTAATATTCAATGTACTGTTACATATGACAACGAGGAAACAAGATCTACGGAGAGCTTCGtgggcttgattgaattgaaggggatTGTGGGAACTTAACGGAGGTatagtgccattctagtttagcCCTTTGCTTTAGTTTTACTCTACAATACCTCACACTACACTTCATACTAACACAAGAACACTGCTGATGTCACTAAACACATCTTCTGCTCGTCCTTCTGGTACAGTAACTTCTCTAGTGGCCTTTTGGCCCCTTCTCCTGTATTTGGTCTTGGCCTGAGGACCTGGTTGTGACTGCTGCACTCACTGTGGTCATCTTATTTGTAAAGATTTTAGCATGAATAAAAATCTGACAGAGCCTTAATACGACAGTGAGAAAACTGTTCGTGGTCTCTCTCCCCCAATGTAAGTGATTTGGGGCTAtacaaattcatttaaattgtagGAGGTGGAGGACCGATTGTTTTAAAGGtggaaaataattgaattattgtgttattgtagAAGGCAGTTTTGCACAACTGATGCTGGAGAGAAATGTGCTTAGAGGATGTAAGGCAGCGAGGACGAGTGGATGGGAGAGGTTGCAGACGATGTAGAGGTTGTGGAGTGGGAACAGGTGGAATGAAGGGCTATTCcaccacagacacatgcagtgaAGTGAATAAAATAGTGGTCAGAGTGCTGTGGTCTGATCGTATGTCAGTTTATGGCACAATTCTGGGTGGAGCATCCCTCCACCCTCCTATTCATCCCAATCTCCTCCCAACATGGACATCGCCCTTTGCTCTGATCATAATTTCTATAGTTGGCACAGGTCACCTCATAACAAATGATAACTATGGGTTGTaatgagctgctgcacagagaacCTCTGGAGCTATTTATCACGAGAGGACAGACTTAGTCTTTCATATTGTGACGTAAATGTTTTATGGCAGACTGTTGCAACcattatttttgcattattcAAGATGACTTTGACTCATCAAAACAAATCGAAGAAGTCTTTGCAGATGCCCTCATATTAATGCCTCTCTTGTACCCAAATAAATAGAATTATTGACCTGGTGTGCTCTTGAATGCTAAGAACCGTGGATGAAGCCCATGATGGTTACTCGCTTGGTGTCAAACAGTGATGGAATGTTTGATGTCAGAGCCCCCATATGGATTTTGCTCCCTATTTAACGTAGGCAGACTAGTTCTATTGTAGTTCTTCTTTTAAATTGCTCCTTAAACATAATcctatttatgtattttatccattgtattctcttttctctgctcatgtCTCCTTTTATCAACCTGCAATTTCGTCCtggtaaagcactttgtaacagtAACCAATTTTGAACTTTTATATCAGAATCTTTTCTGTCATTGTGTTAGAGGATGTTGATTTGGTGGACAACAATGAGGAGGATGACCTTCCACACGTGGCCTTCTCCCTGCCGCGTTATCCCGAGGAAACAGCTCTGAAGAGAAGCAAAGATTTCTACAATCTGATGAACCAGCGGAGGTCTGTCCGATTCATCAGCCCAGAGCCGGTCCCAAGAAAGGTCATCGACAATGTCATACGCACTGCaggcatgtaaaaaaaactgaccaCTGTCAATCTGCCATTAAGTAAGTTAGATGCTGCTATGTAATGTATTGTCTTTCTAATTTTTTCGGTGTATTGGCACCTCTTTTCCCTCTGGGCAGGTACGTCCCCCAGTGGCGCACACACAGAGCCCTGGACATTCGTTGTGGtctcagacacagagatgaAGCATCAGGTCAGACTgctggtggaagaggaggaggagacgaacTACCGTCAGAGGATGGGGGACAAGTGGTTGCAAGACTTGGCCAAAATAAGGTGAACACCAACACTTGCTCCATAGTGAGCTCTGTACCAAAATTCATACGCAATTATTAGGACCATTGTAAAGTTTAACCTCATCTAATTTCACACATGTCCTCTTTTCTCGTGCAGGACGAATTGGATTAAGGAGTATTTGGATGTGGCACCATACCTGATCCTCATCTTCAAACAGACCTACGGGACTCTGCCGAACGGCAAGAAAAAGACACACTACTACAATGAAATCAGTGTCTCCATATCCTGTGGAATCCTGCTGGCAGCACTGCAGGTAAAGGATTGAATCAAACCTCCATCTGTTGTCGCGGTCAGTTCATAAGAGCATGCAAGATAGAACTGCCCAGCAACTGACTACATTTTGTCTCTGTCCATTTGCTCATCAGAATGTGGGTCTCGTTACTGTCACATCGACTCCCCTCAACTGCGGCCCCCGGCTCAGGCTGCTCCTCAAAAGGCCGGCCAATgagaagctgctgttgctgcttccCGTAGGTTACCCTGCATCTGATGCCACCGTGCCGGATTTGAAACGCAAGCCGCTGGGTGAAATTATGGTGCACGTATGACAGGATCAatctgcagaggaaataaagtgggaaaaaaaagctaattatatgtttcttcatcttctttaacGAAGGCATATTTGATATGACCctgtttttattctgctttgAGTCTTGCAAACAAGCATTCAGTTCacaatcaaatgtttatttaagaATGGGATGGATTTATTTCctaatatttataataactGAACTACAGAGACCACTGAGAAACAACACATACATTAACATAAATAGCCTGGGGCAATTATGTAGGCAGCATACTTACCATAGAGAGATTCTATCGCAACCTCCAATAGACAGCACCATGTGAGCACACTGATCACCCTGCAACTTACACTGCATCGACAAACAAGCCTACACACTGTTCAAGTGACCACCACCCTTCAGACCTACCATGCAAAGTGGTGTACATCCCACGACTACTCTCCGCAGGTCGTCCAACTGcctaaagaaaaatgaaaaagacaacacaaaaaaaaacttcataGCGAGACTCagttcacaataaaatatttttaaaagcattCAATACAATTCTAAAAGGTCTAGCAGTCCATCAGGAATGTGATGCATTAGACGTTGGACCAACAGCATAAAACAAACTCAGCAGAAGTAGAAGAATCTGCAAAGACGGGGAAACAAGGACGGCGATCAACTGGCAACCAAACACATTGGAGGGAATAACCCTCTGACGTTCAGGACACAGCCACACAACAACTGGATGTACAAGAAAGCTCATTAGGTGTCcggcagaaaaataaaacccatctTTTTCTCCACAGCAGTCACCATCAACCAGGCATCAGACAAAGAGGCAGTAATGGCCCACACCTGTCGTtataaaagggggggggggggagctctCCAATCTGTACCTACCAGGGCGGTGCTAATCTAAACTGTcacccacacacaaataatgattgtgtgtgtatggacaACACAAAGGGTGCCCACTAGAcaaactatctatctatctgtctgtctgtctgtctgtctgtctgtctatctatctatctatctatctatctatctatctatctatctatctatctatctgtctcatGCACCCACATTAAGCAGCTCCGTCTGTCTCCCTCACCGCCGCTAGGTGTCACTAACGCTCCCGGACGTCGTCGGGCCGGTCGCAGTAGAAGAAGACGGGAGGCCTCAGTGCGCGTGCGTAAACCACGT includes:
- the iyd gene encoding iodotyrosine deiodinase 1, whose protein sequence is MALLSILTPALVVVLCLVIGFMLLKPQETTWTSPAQTTAGSRPWVDQDLQDDTEITATEDEDVDLVDNNEEDDLPHVAFSLPRYPEETALKRSKDFYNLMNQRRSVRFISPEPVPRKVIDNVIRTAGTSPSGAHTEPWTFVVVSDTEMKHQVRLLVEEEEETNYRQRMGDKWLQDLAKIRTNWIKEYLDVAPYLILIFKQTYGTLPNGKKKTHYYNEISVSISCGILLAALQNVGLVTVTSTPLNCGPRLRLLLKRPANEKLLLLLPVGYPASDATVPDLKRKPLGEIMVHV